Genomic segment of Benincasa hispida cultivar B227 chromosome 1, ASM972705v1, whole genome shotgun sequence:
tgtGATATGTTAatagagaaaattaaaaaaaagttttaagaatataatatattaataatgaattaagcaatataaattaatcataataaataattagctgaatataaataatcaataataattatatgtcataaggatataattaaaattagtctcaataaataaatgattgattattaaaaaaataaaaaaagaatttattactattgaaaaattaatttttgtactaACTAAATTGAACTAATCttagtttactaattaaatatatttaagatattattagttaattaattaataatttatgtaaaaaaataattgcattcatttaataagtttttattgTAAAAGTgagttaagtaaatattttaatagattattgttgttttactaaaataaatattcatattaattttgttaaattagtattaattaattaattatattccaaatgaaattatttaaaaaatgaaaaaatagatggagaggggaaaagaaaaaacttataGTCCTGGAAGAGAATATAAAACACTTATCTGTGAAAAATGAGGATGTTTAGAAATAGTTTATTACTAGGCAAACTGTTAAAAATTGTGAAACGAAGCTGAGATTTGAATGTCAGTATCAATTCCTATGCAGAAAACATTCCAACCAAACGACCTTATAGGCCATTCGTTTTAAGATTTTATCGATGTGTAAGATACCTAAGAATAAGATGTCTGAGAATATAAGATAACCGTGTTTGGTTGTGTATAGGAAATGCTATTagaattttatgaataaaaattatttttgcatttaatttatgaaattaagcatgaaaatcttatatattttaatagattaattaattaaacaataaatatcattcaatatattgataaaaatcaACTTGTTGTCCATAATCCTCTTATGCTTAATCTTAATCAAGACCCATTGTcaatttattagagaaataacATATTGGGCCGCTTCTTGTTTGGTTGGGCCAATCCTTAACTCAACCCTACAAAATCCTAATAGTCTGTCATCcctggttccaacttcttacaTGTCTCTGCTCCTCTTCTTGATGAATATTGTTCCTTTGGAACAAAAGGAAATAAATGGGCCTGCAATCCCACCCAAAAACCTTCATGAAGATTAGAGTGGTTGGCTCTTGTTTTCCAACAACCGGCCCCACAAACTACTTCACGTGggtaaattttttttccttcacgaAATTGGCATCTGCTCTGCGCCCTCTTTTTCTTCCATGGACGTTtgtcttgttgggttttatgtcctaaaactcgcagtatgtaaaatgataaacattttctattatcaatatatttgttattgatctcataaattgtatgaaagtctaaaacCAATAACTAAAactcatgactattgtatgagtacttgaactttatgtggagacataagagtagatcgagttcgagtaaatagtcaaaatgcaTATGCATCTACAGTTGTCATTtcaagaaaggatctttacctttcaagcgtggaattcacttgtctaaggagcaagtcctaagacacctcaagaggttgaggagatgaatagaattccatatgcatctgcagttgggagtttgatatatgcaatgttgtgtattcgtctcgacatatgctatgtcgtaggaattgtcagcagatttcaatctaatcttgatcatgaccattggactattgttaaaaacattctcaagtatcttcgaaaaacgagagattatatgctcatgtatggtcctaaggatttgatccttactagatacactgattctgactttcagaccgatattgattcgaggaaatcaatttcagggtcagtattcactcttaatggaggagcagttgtgtggagaagcatcaagtaaagttgtattgcggactccacaatggaagctgagtatgttgcTGTAAGCGAATCAGCAAAAGAAACatagctaatccatttacgaaggccctctcggctaaagtatttgaggatcacctagtaggactatatatgttaaaattaatttaatatttgatattaaattaattaagttttatttaatgattaatttatgaaattaattaaatttttatttttaaaatcaaaatagatttataaaataaaattttgattttaagataaaattgaaaaaattggaaaacaaaaatacaaaatggaaaaatggatttttccattatccatatttgaagtagctcacacatgaagcaacatcttggccttgtcttctcctagcatgagttgcaactcatgcaactcttctctttgtatGTTGATtcacaatataatgaagagattggagtgaaaatcgggcacgcaatctatagagttttgagagaaaaactggtttgaagaaaggttcttcaacaagattgcagcagtgagcttttctccttcatcccttgattcaagcttgttttgagtcctacaactcaatctagagcaccaagagaatagtggagaagatcttgaggtagtctacaacaagatatggagaagataacagctggagatggagctttgaagaagttcacaagaggtatgtcttgaaactcaatttttctacaaaagcatactttatattttgccaaatttagtgaatttgaatgtttagatgatccttgtgcttccgctactGTTGATGCAATCCTACACATCTCCCTCTGTAATTTCCGTCACATCCTTCGTGAAGACTTCCCGTCTTCCTTACGTCTTCATCGTCACCCACATTCTATTGGTGTAATTGATTTCTCTTTACAAAACTTGCATTCGTACCTTTCTAGAAACGTTATCACCAACCTAACTAGTGCTCATCGTCTCTTCTTCCATCTGACCTCCCGTTTGTTCGACTTTTTGTTCCTCAAAGAGTACTCCCTCAATTGTTTCTTCGACCATCTGGCTCTCTGTCTTCTCCTCATTaatgtttttttccttctctctgATGCTTCTACATCTCTTGATCAACATTTCCACTTCCCCTAAGTCCTTATCTCCGACCATCTCACACTTCACTGCTAGTGGTGGATACGAACGATCAGGTTTTTGTTCTTTGTCGATTGCTCCATTTCGAGTTAACATCCTTTTTATCGTTTTCTCCTCTTTTGTGGAGCTTGCCATtactttctttatttcttttgctTCCATCAATGACATCTTCTCATCGTTCCCAAGGGTTCCATTGGATTCACCTTCTCCTTTGTCTATCACTGTTGTAGATTTCCTCTCAATGGAGCATCCTAGAACCTTCATCCTCCCTTCTTCATTAATGCCTTTCAACATTTGGGAAGATCCTTCTATAAATAAGCCTTCAATTGTAAGCTCATTGTAGGTTTCAAATTCGGCTCTCGTTATCGACTTTTCCTGTTTTTCTTCACTTGAAGGTTTGATTCTCTGAATTTCAACATTCAACAGCTTCAAATGTTGAAGAATGGTCTATATCATTACTTTTGTCTCAGCCTTGCCTCTATCGATATCATCCAACCTCTCTTCCATTGTTTTTTgaaccattttcttttcttctcctcGGTTTTTTTTGCAACTTCTCTCAGAtttctctttcaaatatttcacgCTTGTAATTTTCCATCCATTTCTGCATTTGATCCCATATCCATGGTTCTTCTTCCCCCattgctaaaaaaataaaacagtaCCCAAGAAAGAACAACtgtgataccaatttgttaggataCCATCTAACAaggaaattctcaagaatataaaaacaaataagaaCTGTCAAAGATAGATTTGTATTGCAATATCAATAATGAAACTCCAATATACCATAGCCTTTGGAGAGGGCTACCCTCTTCCTCAATTTCCCAAAGGAAATTCCCACAACATTCTTCATACCCTTCTCCAATCATTCTCCTTATGTTTATAGTAAAAATACCAACTCTCTTACTAACTATTTGCTAATTTACTCCTTCTAATACTCATACTAATATTCTACTAATTATCCCCACATAATCTTAACTAGGGGTCTTACAGATTCTTGGAAATAACTTATTCCAGATAGAAATTGAAAATGGTAAAACAAACATGGGATTTGTATGTTTGTGTTAATTTCCATGCAGAAAATCCTCCAAACAAATGACCCCTTAGTGATTTCttgatgtttatttattcaCCTAGGGGTGGAATTGGTTCGGTTCGGCTTGGTTTAGAGAccaaaccaaaccgaaccgatATTATTTATACATGGAACCGAACCGTACTGTTTGTGTGGTTCAAACCAAACTGATTCCATTCGTTTTGGTTTGATTTCATGAATCGGtttcgctttttttttttttgcctcttttaaactttttttttcttctgtcatttattttccttcttccttccaCTCTCTCTTgccttttattttccttcttcctttttttgttattttacaaattttttacataatttaaattgccttttattttccttgttcatttttttgaaatttgtatattctctttttttatactctaaacataatttaaatatcaatccaCAATAAGAACATGTCAAAAGTACACAATACACAAATTTCTCAAATATCAATCcacaataactcataaaaacatATCAATCCAAATGACtacaataaaaagttaaaaactaaaaagttctCCAAAGTACACAATACACAAATTTCAAACAACTAAAGTCTAAGTCACATAAAAGCAAATAACAAGCTAAACACTAGTGCtgaattttaaaagttcaatcaatacaaacaaatttgttcgctTGTCAATCATGATTCTCCTTCTCCTTATTTTTTGCATTTGCCGCTCCGTTCAATCCCGTTATAAAGATTAAGAAACAAACCATAAACTTGTTAGTAGTtactataataaatatatgaataaatatgttaaaatatatatataaatatgtttagaatATACGAAccttcctcttcatcttcaatttCCTCCAAGTATTGTCGTAAACCAATGCTAATTTGTTCAGAACGTAACCAGTTTTGTGCACAAGTGCCTCAATAGTGGTTGGAGATAATGAGGTACGAAAAGGATCAATTACTCTCCCACTAGTGCTGAATGCAGACTCAAAAGCAACTGTGGATACCGAAACTGCTAAAAGATTTCGTGCAATTTTGCTAAGAATCTTATATCTAGAAGAATTTCCCTTCCACCAATCTAAGATATCAAAGTTATCCTCACGTTTAACACAAGGCTCCAGTAAGTAAATATCAACTTCTAAATCCACACTTTGCGAATCATCTTCATCcaaatcttcaaaatcaaaatggaaAATCTCTGAAGCACAAGCTCATTGTGATGGTACCTATAAagggaaaaatagagagaaaactTATTACCATCAAAGaaaatcatttaattaaactaaaaattcaaatatttcattgaaTTCACGAATTGTTGATCCTTCATTCATTTGATAGATCAAAGTTCAAACACAACAacaaccaacaacaacaacatcaACAATATCAAATCTCTCCTCTTTCCAATGATTTTTAATTAGCTATTAAAGTTTATGTCTTTTTGTGCTAAAACATATCAAATCCCTAATCTAAAATAAAGATTTACACAATTTCAGTAGGTCTACCTTATGTTCAATAGGCCTGAATGCCCGATCAGATCTAACGTCCTCATTTTTTGATACACTCAACAGATAAAGATTTACACAATTTTAGTAGCtacttaacaaattttttttatttacctGAAATCTAAATCAGATGAGGACTGAGGGAAGATGAAACCTCGATTTCGAACTCGAAAACGAAGACGAAGACGAAGACTGGGACTCGAACTCAAAGATGaagactataaatgatttggaacttgaagatgaagccTCGAACTCGAACTCAAACTGAAGCTGAAATGAAGAGTGACAAGTCGAAGACGAACTGAACTAGAAAGTCGCCTGAAATGTTGGCTAATGGACTCAAACTGAACTGGAAAGTCGCCTGAACTGCTGGCTGACAAATAACGGCTGCGGGCTCGCCGGGCTGGCTGCGGGTGGCGGGTGCGGTAGCTACAAACcctaaagaagaaagaaagaaacgaAAGTGAAGAATTGACTCAGACATCAGGCTCACGGACTCACAGGTGCGACGGCCACAAACAAACCCTAAAGAAGAAACGAAAGCAAAGGGGAACGCCGAACGTCGAACGAGCACGAGGGAACTGAAGggaatattttatctttttattaatattttatatatttatatttaaacagTTCGGTTCGATTTAGAAACCGATTTTCAAACTtggaaccgaaccgaaccatttAAATTCGGTTTTAACAGTCCGCGAACCGCATCGAACCGATTTTTTCGGTTTTTCTTATAAATCGGTTTGGTTTTGCAAATCGGTTCGATTTAAGCGGTTTTGTTGTCCACCCCTATATTCACCTTGTAAAAGGTTAATTATGTACtctaatttattcaataatatataaaattaacaaaGCACTTTGAAAAATTTAATGAATGGTATCTTGTTAGaaaatcaaaagtgattttcaaaatctaaagaACATTCCACTAGAAATGATCAGTAATTCTTCTAAAATGAGAAAAGTGATTTCAAATAGAAATTATCATTTTCAAGAGCCATCCCAAATGCACTCTCAGACCAGCAATGGGAGAACCGGGCAAATTTATCTATGCCAAACTAGAAATAACACTATGCAACACTGAGGATGATCTCAAAAACTGCCAAGTTCTTTGGAGAGAAGAAACATTCAACTTAATCTCCACAAATCAAATGACTTCCTTCTTCAAGATCTTCCCCTTATAAAAAATTTCTATTGGCTTTTCAATTCTAGATACGAGTGGCTAGTAAGCACTGTATTCGGAAAAATGGACTTTTAGAAGGTAGGTACTTTTCCTCTTCCTTCAAAAGTAAATAGaattttctcaatataataaAGTCTCCCCTACTCAAAGGAGGTTATCAGAAAGTgccccaattttattttattttttttaatgaattgaaTTAGGCCCTCTATGGACGATTTATTGAAATTCTAGGATTAAAATCGAATAATTAAAAGTACAaggattaaaatttaaaaaaaaaacaaaagggacaaaaatgataatttaacccaaaatggTAATTACCAATAACCCCCACAAGAGCAAACTCCTCCTTTGAAATGGTGGAACCGGTTTGAATCTCTGACAATCAAAGCTCTCTCTTCAATCAACGATATTAACTCAATTACAGTGTGACAATCTCCACAAATTCTTAGATTTTTCACAATCTGAATTGGAGCTCCAGGTGGAAGAGCAATCAATCCATAAGCAATTGCTAGTCTCTCACTATGTTGAGAGAGAATGGCTTCTTTATGTTCCTCTTCTACATCATGAAGAACATAATTTGTATCTGGCTGATAACCCATATCTTTTAGCTTAATACTTAGCTCTTCAAGTTTCGCATAAAGAACATCAGAAAATGGATGTGAAACATCACCGGCCAAGAATGAGAAAATCCTGTTTTTTACCTCAATCCAGCTGCACCCAGCTTCCTTCTTCACCTTCCTATCATCCATCAGTTTCCTCACCTGGGCTCTCTCTTGCCAATTGCCAGCCACAGCATGGATGTTGGATAACAGGACATATGCGGCCGAGTCGTTCGGCTGAAGTGAGATGAGCTTTTCTGCAGCAAGTTTTCCGAACTCTAGATTACGGTGAACACGACAGGCCGCCAGCAGAGTCCGCCACATTGTTGGACTAGCAGGAAATGGCATTTCATTCATGATGCCCATAGCTTTGTCGAACATTCCGGCTCGACTGTATAGATCAACCATGCATGAATAATGCTCTATTGTTTGATCAATATGGCAATCATTGATCATAATATTGAAGTACTTTTCACCTTCTTCCACTAAGCCTGCATGAGTACAAGCAGTAAGAACTCCAATGAATGTTACATCATCCATTGGTAATCCTTGGTTTCGCATAACTTGAAATACCTCAAGAGCTTTCTTGGCATCACCATGTTGGGCATATCCAGTGATCATTGAGTTCCATGAAACTATATCTTTCTCCTCTTGTCTACTGAAAACCTTATTTGCACTCTCAATATTACCTCTTTTGGAGTACATTGTGAGCAAAGAACTGCTTACACATAAAGCATTACTCTTTCCTGATTTCACTGCAGTTGCATGAATTTGTTTACCATGTTCTACTGTTGCTGCAGGGGATGAGCATGCATTGATGACACTAGAAAAGGTGTACTCATTTGGTTTCACTCCCTCTTTCACCAATTGAATGAATACTTCCATAGCCTTTTCAAAATCTCCTGTTTGAGCTAAACCGCTTAACATGGCTGACCATGCAACAATATCCTTCGCATCAATAGAATAAAAAACTTGTGCACTCTCAACGACATTCCCCGTCTTAATGTATGCATCTAAAAGAGCAGTAGCTACTGAAGGTACTTTCTCATAATCAGCTTTAATGATTTGTGCATGAAGTTGGCCAAGTAATGAAGAAGGTTTACCTGCAAGGACCGTGGAGTAGGTGAAAtggtttggtcttatgcctTCCCTATTCATTCGACGAAATAAATCAACCGCCTTCTCGTTGTTGTTATTCTGCACAAACCCACCAATCATGGCTGTCCAGGTTACAACATTATGAGCCCCATCCACCATGGAGAACAACTTGAAAGCTTCATCCACTGAGCTGCACTTGCTGTAAGTGACCAGGAGTGCTGTTCTGACATTGTGATCAAATTCATAGCCATTTTTCACCACCCCACAATGCAGCTGTTTGATGAAACTCAATTCCCTCTGGTGAGAGCATAGCTTTAGAACAGTACAAATTACAGTATGGCTGAGCTTAACACCTGCAAGTCTCATTCGATGAAACATTTCAAAGCCTTCTAAATCAAACCCAATGGCTGCATAACCAGCAATCATAATGTTCCAAGTGACTGGATCTCTAACAAGCATACTATCAAAAACAGCTTCAGCATCTCCAACCATTTCAGATTTTAGATACATACATGTCAAAGAATTGCATACAGATGTGGTTAACTCAAACCCATTCTTTACTATCATGGCATGAACTTGAGCTCCTCCCTCAATCCTACTCTCATCAGCCAAAGATCCAAGAACAGTTGCAAAAGTAAAGTCGTTTGGCTTCACACCCTCCATCTGCATTTGATTAATCAAATGTATAGCTTCATCGTTCAACCCATTGCGTGCATATCCAGCCATCAATGAAGTCCATGACACAACATTTTTTATACCCATTTCATCAAAGACTCCTCTGCCATCTTCAAAATCTTCCGTTTTCATATACATATCAACAAGAGCAGTACCAACGCTGACATCTTCCAGAAACCCAGATTTCAAAGATTGACAGTGCACCTGTCTTCCCACAACTTGATCGAACAAAACTCCGCAGACCTTCAAAGCACAGGACAGAGTGGACCCATCAACAGCCAACCCTGACGAGTGAAGGTCCTTGAAGAGATGCAAAGCTTCTCGATTATGATCGTTGCGAGAGAAATCGAAGAGAAGACGATTGTAGTGTGAGATATCTTTAAGGGGAATTTCGTCGAACAGTTGGTGGGCGTAACGTGAGCGGGAGAGTTTAGAGAAGAGGGTAAAAGATTCATGGTCAAGGGAGCCATGGGAATGCAAAGGATGTTTGATTTGATGTATAGAACTCCGAAATCTGCCGTTTCCAACAGTGATTTTCGCCTGGTTTTTAAGGGTCCTCAGAGATAAGCCTAAAGTCATGGgaaattgacaaaaatatgaTACATTTTAGAGGGaagaagctttttttttttttttttttggtggggGGGGAAGACAAATGGAAGGAAAAATGTCCCTATGGCCATTAGTTAAATAAAACCTaaattgaaggaaaagaagagcAGTGCCTCTCTCTCGCGTTCGATTCTTCTTCGACAGCACCTTCCACGCGGCGATTCTTCCCCAGCGGCGGCAACTTCGAATGGCAGCACCTTCAAACGGTTCATATATTTGTGAGTCCAGTTATTTCTTCCATCGTGGGATAGAATTGACTTCATATGTTTAGtacgtttttaaaattttaaataatctctttttattattactatatttattttgaaaatttttaatttaataattttatccgattttgtttcaataaaatatgatttgtaattttttttcttttactttttaaagCTTTTCTTCACccccacctttttttttttataatgaataACAATGATTCACTACATTTTCTTTTacataaatatgattaaataaatTGAGACactaaagagaaaataaaacttttgattccattttttttttaatttcatcttcttctttttatttttctctcgtTGTTGCTATGTATTTTTATGCTATCAAGAATTTTTTGAATTGAATCTCTCCCGTCATCTTAGTAGCCAATATAATgccaccacatttcttcaacaatttcactttcaatttctccaaattttgaGGATCATTAGAGAACAATTcttcatttttcactaattcttgctagaaaatattctactaaaaaaatatccattgatgactttttttgttatctattacatatttttttcaaatatttttaacatttatttgatatgtgaattcaattaaataaaaatattttacaaatttctatGTATAAACATCACACTTAACgtagacaaaatactattatttacgTAAttaacaaccctacaacataatTTAA
This window contains:
- the LOC120070318 gene encoding pentatricopeptide repeat-containing protein At2g27610 isoform X1, translating into MTLGLSLRTLKNQAKITVGNGRFRSSIHQIKHPLHSHGSLDHESFTLFSKLSRSRYAHQLFDEIPLKDISHYNRLLFDFSRNDHNREALHLFKDLHSSGLAVDGSTLSCALKVCGVLFDQVVGRQVHCQSLKSGFLEDVSVGTALVDMYMKTEDFEDGRGVFDEMGIKNVVSWTSLMAGYARNGLNDEAIHLINQMQMEGVKPNDFTFATVLGSLADESRIEGGAQVHAMIVKNGFELTTSVCNSLTCMYLKSEMVGDAEAVFDSMLVRDPVTWNIMIAGYAAIGFDLEGFEMFHRMRLAGVKLSHTVICTVLKLCSHQRELSFIKQLHCGVVKNGYEFDHNVRTALLVTYSKCSSVDEAFKLFSMVDGAHNVVTWTAMIGGFVQNNNNEKAVDLFRRMNREGIRPNHFTYSTVLAGKPSSLLGQLHAQIIKADYEKVPSVATALLDAYIKTGNVVESAQVFYSIDAKDIVAWSAMLSGLAQTGDFEKAMEVFIQLVKEGVKPNEYTFSSVINACSSPAATVEHGKQIHATAVKSGKSNALCVSSSLLTMYSKRGNIESANKVFSRQEEKDIVSWNSMITGYAQHGDAKKALEVFQVMRNQGLPMDDVTFIGVLTACTHAGLVEEGEKYFNIMINDCHIDQTIEHYSCMVDLYSRAGMFDKAMGIMNEMPFPASPTMWRTLLAACRVHRNLEFGKLAAEKLISLQPNDSAAYVLLSNIHAVAGNWQERAQVRKLMDDRKVKKEAGCSWIEVKNRIFSFLAGDVSHPFSDVLYAKLEELSIKLKDMGYQPDTNYVLHDVEEEHKEAILSQHSERLAIAYGLIALPPGAPIQIVKNLRICGDCHTVIELISLIEERALIVRDSNRFHHFKGGVCSCGGYWVCSYRTRHPQPARRARSRYLSASSSGDFPVQFESISQHFRRLSSSVRLRLVTLHFSFSLSSSSRLHLQVPNHL
- the LOC120070318 gene encoding pentatricopeptide repeat-containing protein At2g27610 isoform X3, which translates into the protein MTLGLSLRTLKNQAKITVGNGRFRSSIHQIKHPLHSHGSLDHESFTLFSKLSRSRYAHQLFDEIPLKDISHYNRLLFDFSRNDHNREALHLFKDLHSSGLAVDGSTLSCALKVCGVLFDQVVGRQVHCQSLKSGFLEDVSVGTALVDMYMKTEDFEDGRGVFDEMGIKNVVSWTSLMAGYARNGLNDEAIHLINQMQMEGVKPNDFTFATVLGSLADESRIEGGAQVHAMIVKNGFELTTSVCNSLTCMYLKSEMVGDAEAVFDSMLVRDPVTWNIMIAGYAAIGFDLEGFEMFHRMRLAGVKLSHTVICTVLKLCSHQRELSFIKQLHCGVVKNGYEFDHNVRTALLVTYSKCSSVDEAFKLFSMVDGAHNVVTWTAMIGGFVQNNNNEKAVDLFRRMNREGIRPNHFTYSTVLAGKPSSLLGQLHAQIIKADYEKVPSVATALLDAYIKTGNVVESAQVFYSIDAKDIVAWSAMLSGLAQTGDFEKAMEVFIQLVKEGVKPNEYTFSSVINACSSPAATVEHGKQIHATAVKSGKSNALCVSSSLLTMYSKRGNIESANKVFSRQEEKDIVSWNSMITGYAQHGDAKKALEVFQVMRNQGLPMDDVTFIGVLTACTHAGLVEEGEKYFNIMINDCHIDQTIEHYSCMVDLYSRAGMFDKAMGIMNEMPFPASPTMWRTLLAACRVHRNLEFGKLAAEKLISLQPNDSAAYVLLSNIHAVAGNWQERAQVRKLMDDRKVKKEAGCSWIEVKNRIFSFLAGDVSHPFSDVLYAKLEELSIKLKDMGYQPDTNYVLHDVEEEHKEAILSQHSERLAIAYGLIALPPGAPIQIVKNLRICGDCHTVIELISLIEERALIVRDSNRFHHFKGGVCSCGGYW
- the LOC120070318 gene encoding pentatricopeptide repeat-containing protein At2g27610 isoform X2 gives rise to the protein MTLGLSLRTLKNQAKITVGNGRFRSSIHQIKHPLHSHGSLDHESFTLFSKLSRSRYAHQLFDEIPLKDISHYNRLLFDFSRNDHNREALHLFKDLHSSGLAVDGSTLSCALKVCGVLFDQVVGRQVHCQSLKSGFLEDVSVGTALVDMYMKTEDFEDGRGVFDEMGIKNVVSWTSLMAGYARNGLNDEAIHLINQMQMEGVKPNDFTFATVLGSLADESRIEGGAQVHAMIVKNGFELTTSVCNSLTCMYLKSEMVGDAEAVFDSMLVRDPVTWNIMIAGYAAIGFDLEGFEMFHRMRLAGVKLSHTVICTVLKLCSHQRELSFIKQLHCGVVKNGYEFDHNVRTALLVTYSKCSSVDEAFKLFSMVDGAHNVVTWTAMIGGFVQNNNNEKAVDLFRRMNREGIRPNHFTYSTVLAGKPSSLLGQLHAQIIKADYEKVPSVATALLDAYIKTGNVVESAQVFYSIDAKDIVAWSAMLSGLAQTGDFEKAMEVFIQLVKEGVKPNEYTFSSVINACSSPAATVEHGKQIHATAVKSGKSNALCVSSSLLTMYSKRGNIESANKVFSRQEEKDIVSWNSMITGYAQHGDAKKALEVFQVMRNQGLPMDDVTFIGVLTACTHAGLVEEGEKYFNIMINDCHIDQTIEHYSCMVDLYSRAGMFDKAMGIMNEMPFPASPTMWRTLLAACRVHRNLEFGKLAAEKLISLQPNDSAAYVLLSNIHAVAGNWQERAQVRKLMDDRKVKKEAGCSWIEVKNRIFSFLAGDVSHPFSDVLYAKLEELSIKLKDMGYQPDTNYVLHDVEEEHKEAILSQHSERLAIAYGLIALPPGAPIQIVKNLRICGDCHTVIELISLIEERALIVRDSNRFHHFKGGVCSCGGYWYHHNELVLQRFSILILKIWMKMIRKVWI